A genomic segment from Muntiacus reevesi chromosome 15, mMunRee1.1, whole genome shotgun sequence encodes:
- the SLC25A47 gene encoding solute carrier family 25 member 47 isoform X2: MDFVAGAIGGVCGVAVGYPLDTVKVRIQTEAKYTGIWDCVRDTYHREQLRGFYRGLSLPVCTVSLVSSVSFGTYRHCLAHICRVRYGSADAKPAKTDITLSGFASGLVRVFLTSPTEVAKVRLQTQTQAQQRRRPSASGPLATPPTCPVPPAGLPAGPKYRGPLHCLATVAREEGLRGLYKGSSALLFRDGHSFATYFLSYAILCEWLTPAGHSRPDVSGVLVAGGCAGALAWAVATPMDVIKARLQADGRGRRRYRGLLHCVLTSVREEGPRVLFKGLLLNCCRAFPVNMVVFVAYEAVLRLTQGLLT; encoded by the exons ATGGATTTTGTTGCTGGAGCCATCGGAG GTGTCTGCGGTGTTGCTGTGGGCTACCCCCTGGACACGGTGAAG GTCAGGATCCAGACGGAGGCCAAGTACACAGGCATCTGGGACTGCGTCCGGGACACGTATCACCGGGAGCAG CTGCGGGGCTTCTACAGGGGCCTCTCGCTGCCCGTGTGCACCGTGTCCCTGGTCTCGTCCGTGTCCTTCGGCACCTACCGCCACTGCCTCGCGCACATCTGCCGGGTCCGCTACGGCAGTGCCGACGCCAAGCCCGCCAAGACCGACATCACGCTCTCGGGGTTTGCCTCCGGCCTCGTCCGC GTGTTCCTGACCTCGCCCACCGAGGTGGCCAAGGTCCGCCTGCAGACGCAGACGCAGGCGCAGCAGCGGCGGCGTCCCTCGGCCTCGGGGCCCTTGGCTACGCCCCCCACGTGCCCCGTGCCCCCCGCGGGTCTGCCGGCCGGGCCCAAGTACCGCGGGCCGCTGCACTGCCTGGCCACGGTGGCCCGGGAGGAGGGGCTGCGTGGCCTCTACAAGGGCAGCTCGGCCCTGCTCTTCCGGGACGGGCACTCCTTCGCCACCTACTTCCTCTCGTACGCCATCCTCTGTGAGTGGCTGACTCCCGCCGGCCACAGCCGGCCAG ATGTCTCGGGCGTGCTGGTGGCCGGCGGCTGTGCCGGGGCGCTGGCCTGGGCCGTGGCCACGCCCATGGACGTGATCAAGGCGCGCTTGCAGGCGGACGGCCGGGGCCGCCGGCGCTaccggggcctcctgcactgcGTGCTGACCAGCGTGCGGGAGGAGGGGCCGCGCGTGCTCTTCAAGGGGCTGCTGCTCAACTGCTGCCGTGCCTTCCCCGTCAACATGGTGGTGTTCGTGGCCTACGAGGCCGTGCTGAGGCTCACGCAGGGCCTGCTCACATAG
- the SLC25A47 gene encoding solute carrier family 25 member 47 isoform X1, whose protein sequence is MDFVAGAIGGQSVCGVAVGYPLDTVKVRIQTEAKYTGIWDCVRDTYHREQLRGFYRGLSLPVCTVSLVSSVSFGTYRHCLAHICRVRYGSADAKPAKTDITLSGFASGLVRVFLTSPTEVAKVRLQTQTQAQQRRRPSASGPLATPPTCPVPPAGLPAGPKYRGPLHCLATVAREEGLRGLYKGSSALLFRDGHSFATYFLSYAILCEWLTPAGHSRPDVSGVLVAGGCAGALAWAVATPMDVIKARLQADGRGRRRYRGLLHCVLTSVREEGPRVLFKGLLLNCCRAFPVNMVVFVAYEAVLRLTQGLLT, encoded by the exons ATGGATTTTGTTGCTGGAGCCATCGGAGGTCAGA GTGTCTGCGGTGTTGCTGTGGGCTACCCCCTGGACACGGTGAAG GTCAGGATCCAGACGGAGGCCAAGTACACAGGCATCTGGGACTGCGTCCGGGACACGTATCACCGGGAGCAG CTGCGGGGCTTCTACAGGGGCCTCTCGCTGCCCGTGTGCACCGTGTCCCTGGTCTCGTCCGTGTCCTTCGGCACCTACCGCCACTGCCTCGCGCACATCTGCCGGGTCCGCTACGGCAGTGCCGACGCCAAGCCCGCCAAGACCGACATCACGCTCTCGGGGTTTGCCTCCGGCCTCGTCCGC GTGTTCCTGACCTCGCCCACCGAGGTGGCCAAGGTCCGCCTGCAGACGCAGACGCAGGCGCAGCAGCGGCGGCGTCCCTCGGCCTCGGGGCCCTTGGCTACGCCCCCCACGTGCCCCGTGCCCCCCGCGGGTCTGCCGGCCGGGCCCAAGTACCGCGGGCCGCTGCACTGCCTGGCCACGGTGGCCCGGGAGGAGGGGCTGCGTGGCCTCTACAAGGGCAGCTCGGCCCTGCTCTTCCGGGACGGGCACTCCTTCGCCACCTACTTCCTCTCGTACGCCATCCTCTGTGAGTGGCTGACTCCCGCCGGCCACAGCCGGCCAG ATGTCTCGGGCGTGCTGGTGGCCGGCGGCTGTGCCGGGGCGCTGGCCTGGGCCGTGGCCACGCCCATGGACGTGATCAAGGCGCGCTTGCAGGCGGACGGCCGGGGCCGCCGGCGCTaccggggcctcctgcactgcGTGCTGACCAGCGTGCGGGAGGAGGGGCCGCGCGTGCTCTTCAAGGGGCTGCTGCTCAACTGCTGCCGTGCCTTCCCCGTCAACATGGTGGTGTTCGTGGCCTACGAGGCCGTGCTGAGGCTCACGCAGGGCCTGCTCACATAG